A portion of the Candidatus Hydrogenedentota bacterium genome contains these proteins:
- a CDS encoding minor capsid protein gives MPDNPQRPDPAWLSAAFGMEPRDAVAFLKGKGLAVSDNWAEMLDEAHARAFTVARCAQLDVLRDIRSGMLDALKNGKTFQEFKKELQPLLEKKGWWGTKKVTGPDGVERVVQLGSDRRLKTIYRTNTQTAYMAGRMKAQMGSPFTEYLQYIAVMDGVTRPAHRALNGRVYPKDDPVWASIYPPNGFNCRCRVSGLTKRDVERDGLTVEDSSGHTLHRDTEVKTGGRVFKTKQTGVRVTLENGQPGVMWTDPGFNASPLASHLFDRQLVQKAAAALGDGPEAYALAQNTVLSETRMKGWRAFVDVSRRSPTGEQQNKTMTAGILPYRVASETGFSPVLHVRDGLIMGRKGRRHAETGDALSDDEWRRLPELLRDAQWYRDTKSGNTVAVMEDGKMSAVFSQEGKADTVYRDAHIAQKIRDKLWVGFSNE, from the coding sequence ATGCCTGACAACCCGCAACGCCCGGACCCCGCATGGCTTTCCGCAGCATTCGGCATGGAGCCGCGCGACGCCGTCGCATTCCTCAAAGGCAAGGGCCTCGCCGTCTCCGACAACTGGGCCGAAATGCTCGACGAGGCACACGCCCGCGCCTTCACCGTCGCCCGCTGCGCCCAACTCGACGTGCTCCGCGACATCCGCTCCGGGATGCTCGACGCCCTGAAAAACGGAAAGACCTTCCAGGAATTCAAAAAGGAGCTCCAGCCCCTCCTCGAAAAAAAAGGCTGGTGGGGGACAAAGAAAGTCACCGGGCCGGACGGCGTCGAACGCGTTGTCCAGCTCGGAAGCGACCGCCGCCTCAAAACCATCTACCGCACAAACACGCAGACCGCCTACATGGCCGGACGCATGAAGGCGCAGATGGGCTCCCCGTTCACGGAATACCTCCAGTACATCGCCGTCATGGACGGCGTGACGCGCCCAGCACACCGCGCCCTGAACGGCAGGGTCTACCCGAAGGATGACCCCGTCTGGGCATCCATCTACCCGCCGAACGGATTCAACTGCCGCTGCCGCGTCAGCGGCCTCACAAAGCGGGACGTGGAGCGCGACGGGCTCACCGTCGAGGACTCTTCCGGCCACACACTCCACCGCGACACCGAAGTCAAAACTGGCGGCCGGGTCTTCAAGACTAAACAGACCGGCGTCCGCGTCACCCTGGAAAACGGACAGCCCGGGGTCATGTGGACCGACCCCGGATTCAACGCCAGCCCCCTCGCATCACACCTCTTCGACCGGCAGCTCGTACAGAAGGCCGCCGCCGCACTCGGCGACGGGCCGGAGGCCTACGCCCTCGCACAAAACACCGTCCTTTCCGAAACACGCATGAAAGGATGGAGGGCTTTTGTGGACGTGTCGAGGCGCTCACCAACCGGTGAACAGCAAAACAAGACCATGACCGCCGGCATCCTGCCGTACCGGGTTGCCTCAGAAACTGGATTCTCACCTGTGCTTCATGTTCGTGACGGTTTAATCATGGGAAGAAAGGGGAGACGGCACGCGGAAACCGGTGATGCCCTGTCCGATGATGAATGGCGGCGGCTGCCGGAACTGCTCAGGGACGCGCAATGGTACCGGGACACAAAAAGCGGAAACACCGTCGCCGTCATGGAGGACGGGAAAATGTCCGCCGTATTCTCACAGGAGGGTAAGGCCGACACCGTCTACAGGGACGCCCACATCGCCCAGAAAATAAGGGACAAACTTTGGGTGGGCTTTTCAAATGAATGA